One Streptosporangium sp. NBC_01495 DNA window includes the following coding sequences:
- a CDS encoding PaaI family thioesterase, translated as MPTTPQTQPTISRTHSWAPPTVPADVAELSGLEFLERLVDGRIAPPPIASTLGFRITHVERGLAVFVGETGEHLYNPIGSVHGGYLAALLDSALGCAIMSELPPGTAYTTVQLGVNMVRPVYANTGPLRCEARTLHVGRTVATSEARIVGEGDGRLYAHATTTCAVFPMR; from the coding sequence ATGCCGACGACGCCCCAGACGCAGCCGACGATCTCGCGGACCCACTCCTGGGCGCCGCCGACGGTCCCCGCCGACGTGGCGGAGCTGTCGGGGCTGGAATTCCTGGAGCGGCTGGTCGACGGCCGCATCGCCCCGCCGCCGATCGCGAGCACGCTCGGTTTCCGGATAACCCACGTCGAGCGCGGCCTGGCGGTCTTCGTGGGGGAGACCGGCGAGCACCTCTACAACCCGATCGGAAGCGTGCACGGCGGCTATCTCGCCGCCCTGCTCGACTCGGCCCTCGGGTGCGCGATCATGAGCGAGCTGCCGCCCGGCACGGCGTACACGACCGTCCAGCTCGGGGTGAACATGGTCCGGCCGGTCTACGCGAACACCGGGCCGCTGCGCTGCGAGGCCAGGACGCTGCACGTCGGCCGGACCGTCGCGACCTCGGAGGCGCGGATCGTGGGCGAGGGCGACGGCAGGCTGTACGCCCACGCCACCACGACCTGCGCCGTCTTCCCGATGCGCTGA
- the leuC gene encoding 3-isopropylmalate dehydratase large subunit — protein MGRTLAEKVWEQHVVRRAEGEPDLLYIDLHLIHEVTSPQAFDGLRLANRPIRRPELTIATEDHNVPTVRGPIEDPVSRVQVETLRKNCAEFGVRLYPMGDAGQGVVHIIGPQFGLTQPGMTIVCGDSHTSTHGAFGGIAFGIGTSEVEHVLATQTLPAYRPKTMAIEVSGELPPGVTAKDLILAIIAKIGTGGGQGYIVEYRGEAIRGLSMEGRMTVCNMSIEAGARAGLIAPDETTFEYLKGRPHAPSGADWDAAVAYWKSLVTDEDAVFDTVVEIDAATLTPFVTWGTNPGQGAPLGTSVPRPEDTDDPAAAARALEYMGLTAGTPLREVKVDTVFVGSCTNGRLEDLRAVADVLRGRQVVTRTLIVPGSMLVKLQAEQEGLHEVFKDAGAEWREAGCSMCLGMNPDTLAPGERSASTSNRNFEGRQGKGGRTHLVSPQVAAATAVTGKLTAPADL, from the coding sequence ATGGGCCGCACGCTCGCGGAGAAGGTATGGGAGCAGCACGTCGTGCGACGTGCCGAAGGAGAACCCGACCTGCTCTACATCGACCTGCACCTCATTCACGAGGTCACGAGCCCGCAGGCGTTCGACGGCCTGCGCCTGGCCAATCGCCCCATCCGGCGGCCCGAGCTCACCATCGCCACCGAGGACCACAACGTCCCGACCGTACGCGGTCCCATCGAGGACCCGGTGTCGCGGGTGCAGGTCGAGACGCTGCGCAAGAACTGCGCGGAGTTCGGTGTCCGGCTGTATCCGATGGGTGACGCGGGCCAGGGTGTGGTCCACATCATCGGCCCGCAGTTCGGCCTGACCCAGCCCGGCATGACGATCGTGTGTGGTGATTCTCACACCTCCACCCACGGTGCCTTCGGCGGCATCGCGTTCGGCATCGGCACCTCCGAGGTCGAGCACGTGCTGGCCACCCAGACGCTGCCCGCCTACCGGCCGAAGACGATGGCCATCGAGGTCTCCGGCGAGCTGCCGCCCGGCGTCACGGCCAAGGACCTGATCCTGGCGATCATCGCCAAGATCGGCACCGGCGGCGGCCAGGGCTACATCGTCGAATACCGCGGCGAGGCCATCCGCGGGCTCTCCATGGAGGGCCGGATGACCGTCTGCAACATGTCCATCGAGGCGGGCGCCCGCGCGGGCCTGATCGCTCCGGACGAGACCACCTTCGAGTACCTCAAGGGCCGTCCCCACGCGCCGTCCGGTGCCGACTGGGACGCCGCGGTCGCGTACTGGAAGTCGCTGGTCACCGACGAGGACGCCGTCTTCGACACCGTCGTGGAGATCGACGCCGCGACGCTGACCCCGTTCGTCACCTGGGGCACCAACCCTGGCCAGGGCGCCCCGCTGGGGACGTCCGTGCCGCGCCCGGAGGACACCGACGACCCGGCCGCCGCCGCTCGCGCCCTGGAGTACATGGGCCTGACCGCGGGCACCCCGCTCCGCGAGGTCAAGGTCGACACGGTCTTCGTGGGCTCCTGCACCAACGGGCGCCTGGAGGACCTGCGGGCCGTGGCCGACGTGCTGCGCGGGCGCCAGGTCGTCACGCGCACGCTGATCGTGCCCGGCTCGATGCTGGTCAAGCTCCAGGCCGAGCAGGAGGGGCTGCACGAGGTCTTCAAGGACGCGGGCGCCGAATGGCGCGAGGCCGGCTGTTCCATGTGCCTGGGCATGAACCCCGACACCCTCGCCCCCGGCGAGCGCAGCGCCTCGACCTCCAACCGCAACTTCGAGGGACGTCAGGGCAAGGGCGGCCGTACGCACCTCGTGTCCCCGCAGGTCGCCGCCGCGACCGCCGTCACCGGCAAACTCACCGCGCCCGCCGACCTGTAA
- the gltX gene encoding glutamate--tRNA ligase, whose amino-acid sequence MFHVGGARSALFNWALAEQTGGRFVLRIEDTDAARNRPEWTEGIISALAWIGINEDSPIFEGPYFQSSYEKQHREAVAGLVAGGRAYYCTCARDEVKARTGSEHQGYDGFCRDRGLTEGAVRFRTPDEGVTVVQDLVRGTVEFPNNAMEDFVVARGDGSPLFVLANVVDDVEMRISHVVRAEEHLSNTPKQQLLWEALGVTPPTWAHVPVIVNEKRQKLSKRRDKVALESYREEGYLAEAMVNYLMLLGWGPGDDREIMPWAEMVPLFKLEDVNPSSAFFDEKKLRAFNGEYIRALPLEEFVTRCEPWLEPGWDRATFAKVAELAQTRIAVLSEITANVDFLFLDEPVFDQASWDKAMKNSAVEILTGYLARLETVDMDPESLKTALEEVGTEQGLKLGKAQAPVRVAVTGRTVGLPLFESIEVLGRERSAERLRAALARLQA is encoded by the coding sequence ATGTTCCATGTCGGCGGCGCCCGCTCAGCCCTGTTCAACTGGGCCCTGGCCGAGCAGACCGGCGGGAGGTTCGTGCTGCGCATCGAGGACACCGACGCCGCGCGCAACCGGCCGGAATGGACCGAGGGCATCATCTCGGCGCTCGCCTGGATCGGAATCAACGAGGACAGCCCGATCTTCGAGGGCCCCTACTTCCAGTCGTCGTACGAGAAGCAGCACCGCGAGGCCGTGGCCGGGCTCGTCGCCGGGGGCCGGGCCTACTACTGCACGTGCGCCCGCGACGAGGTGAAGGCGCGCACCGGCTCCGAGCACCAGGGCTACGACGGCTTCTGCCGCGACCGGGGCCTGACCGAGGGTGCGGTCCGCTTCCGCACCCCCGACGAGGGCGTCACCGTGGTCCAGGACCTGGTCCGCGGCACCGTCGAGTTCCCCAACAACGCGATGGAGGACTTCGTCGTCGCGCGCGGCGACGGCTCCCCGCTGTTCGTGCTGGCCAACGTCGTCGACGACGTCGAGATGCGGATCAGCCACGTGGTCCGGGCCGAGGAGCACCTGTCCAACACCCCCAAGCAGCAGCTGCTCTGGGAGGCCCTCGGCGTCACCCCGCCCACCTGGGCGCACGTGCCGGTCATCGTCAACGAGAAGCGCCAGAAGCTGTCCAAGCGCCGCGACAAGGTCGCCCTGGAGTCCTACCGCGAGGAGGGCTACCTGGCCGAGGCGATGGTCAACTACCTGATGCTGCTCGGCTGGGGCCCCGGCGACGACCGGGAGATCATGCCCTGGGCGGAGATGGTGCCGCTGTTCAAGCTGGAGGACGTCAACCCCTCGTCGGCGTTCTTCGACGAGAAGAAGCTCCGCGCGTTCAACGGCGAGTACATCCGGGCGCTGCCCCTGGAGGAGTTCGTCACCCGCTGCGAGCCCTGGCTGGAGCCCGGCTGGGACCGCGCGACCTTCGCCAAGGTCGCCGAGCTCGCCCAGACCCGCATCGCGGTCCTGTCCGAGATCACGGCGAACGTCGACTTCCTCTTCCTGGACGAGCCCGTCTTCGACCAGGCGTCATGGGACAAGGCGATGAAGAACTCCGCGGTGGAGATCCTCACCGGCTATCTCGCCCGCCTGGAGACGGTCGACATGGACCCCGAATCGCTGAAGACCGCTCTGGAGGAGGTCGGCACCGAGCAGGGGCTCAAGCTCGGCAAGGCCCAGGCCCCCGTGCGCGTCGCCGTCACCGGCCGGACCGTGGGCCTGCCGCTGTTCGAGTCGATCGAGGTCCTCGGCCGCGAGCGCTCCGCCGAGCGCCTCCGCGCCGCCCTCGCGAGGCTCCAGGCCTGA
- a CDS encoding carboxylesterase/lipase family protein, protein MKRPWNRIRAALVAGLAGALSLGVATPAAARGEGHDTRGAAASAVTSPASSTSTGTGTTVRTDAGWVRGSEAGDHRIFQGIPYAAPPVGELRWRSPQAVAPWQGVRDAGAPGSRCAQTADVWGLPGSEAEDCLYLNVTTPARSAGNRSRPVMVWLHGGSLTKGAGSDYDARRLAVRGDVVVVTVNYRLGIFGFFGYPGFENSGAFGIEDQQAALRWVRRNAAAFGGDPRNVTLFGESAGSHSVCAQLTSPSAAGLFHRAITQSTPCGAGSFEGTPLRPVMDVPFWLPRDSYEGYGQYLATLVGCADPGTAPACLRDKPVADLLAQPALPLPGYGNAVLPEDPAKVLQEGRFHRVPVLTGITRDEGTMFTSLIFGEPMPAEGYEPALNEKFGAAGPDVLARYPLDAHDGPPLQAVAAIMSDLDWAWEARNTDRQFARHVPTFSYEFTDRTAPALFPLKHGVRPLAAHGSELSFLFGVSWESAPLTTEQRRLGDMMIDYWSRFAAVGDPNRPGLPSWKRVHPGDGTPYVQELAPGRGGVKPFDRASAHNLAFWDELAGRGDGSRAGG, encoded by the coding sequence ATGAAACGACCATGGAACAGGATCCGCGCCGCGCTCGTCGCCGGTCTGGCAGGGGCTTTGTCGCTGGGAGTGGCGACCCCGGCCGCAGCTCGGGGGGAAGGGCACGACACGCGGGGCGCCGCCGCCTCGGCCGTGACCTCACCGGCCTCCTCGACCTCCACCGGCACGGGCACGACGGTCCGTACCGACGCCGGGTGGGTGAGGGGCTCGGAGGCCGGTGACCACCGGATCTTCCAGGGCATCCCGTACGCCGCGCCCCCGGTCGGGGAGCTGCGCTGGCGGTCACCGCAGGCCGTCGCCCCGTGGCAGGGGGTGCGCGACGCCGGCGCGCCCGGCAGCCGGTGCGCGCAGACCGCCGACGTCTGGGGGCTGCCCGGAAGCGAGGCGGAGGACTGTCTCTATCTCAACGTGACCACGCCCGCGCGAAGCGCCGGAAACCGTTCCAGGCCGGTCATGGTGTGGCTGCACGGCGGAAGCCTGACGAAGGGGGCGGGCAGCGACTACGACGCCCGCAGGCTGGCCGTGCGGGGCGACGTCGTGGTGGTGACGGTCAACTACCGGCTGGGGATCTTCGGGTTCTTCGGGTACCCCGGGTTCGAGAACTCCGGGGCCTTCGGGATCGAGGACCAGCAGGCGGCCCTGCGCTGGGTGCGGCGCAACGCGGCGGCGTTCGGCGGCGACCCGCGCAACGTCACCCTGTTCGGCGAGTCCGCGGGGTCGCACTCGGTGTGCGCGCAGCTCACCTCCCCCTCGGCGGCGGGGCTGTTCCACCGGGCGATCACCCAGAGCACCCCGTGCGGGGCGGGAAGCTTCGAGGGCACCCCGCTGCGGCCGGTCATGGACGTCCCCTTCTGGCTGCCCAGGGACTCCTACGAGGGCTACGGGCAGTATCTGGCCACCCTGGTGGGATGCGCCGATCCGGGGACCGCGCCCGCCTGCCTGCGGGACAAGCCGGTGGCCGACCTGCTCGCCCAGCCCGCCCTCCCGCTCCCGGGGTACGGCAACGCGGTGCTGCCCGAGGATCCGGCGAAGGTGCTCCAGGAGGGCCGCTTCCACCGGGTGCCGGTGCTGACGGGCATCACCCGGGACGAGGGCACGATGTTCACGTCGCTGATTTTCGGGGAGCCGATGCCGGCGGAGGGGTACGAGCCCGCCCTCAACGAGAAGTTCGGCGCCGCGGGCCCCGACGTCCTGGCCCGATATCCGCTGGACGCCCACGACGGCCCGCCCCTCCAGGCGGTGGCGGCCATCATGAGTGACCTGGACTGGGCCTGGGAGGCGCGCAACACCGACCGGCAGTTCGCCCGGCACGTGCCGACCTTCTCCTACGAGTTCACCGACCGTACGGCGCCCGCGCTCTTCCCGCTGAAGCACGGCGTCAGGCCGCTGGCCGCACACGGCTCCGAGCTGTCGTTCCTGTTCGGGGTGAGCTGGGAGTCCGCCCCGCTCACCACCGAGCAGCGGCGGCTCGGCGACATGATGATCGACTACTGGTCCCGGTTCGCCGCCGTCGGCGACCCGAACCGGCCGGGCCTGCCCTCCTGGAAGCGCGTGCACCCCGGCGACGGCACGCCGTACGTGCAGGAACTGGCCCCGGGAAGGGGCGGTGTCAAGCCCTTCGACCGTGCCTCGGCCCACAACCTCGCCTTCTGGGACGAGCTCGCCGGGCGGGGGGACGGAAGCCGGGCCGGAGGCTGA
- a CDS encoding M3 family metallopeptidase — MTDNPFFTPSELPYGLPPFAQVREEHYLPALERGMADQLREVREITENPEPPTFANTIEALERSGRILHRTVTVFFSVSASDATDSIREIETQVSPRLSRHADSIRLNHSLYARIKQVTTDDAEEAWLLEKYRVDFVRAGADLSEADQERLRELNEELTRLSTTFSQNLLTASTDSSLVVEDAGLLDGLSESTIKAIEKDGSYVLALLNHTNQPALAELTNRETRRRLYELSTGRAPENFEPAARMATLRAERAALLGYPSHAAYSVADQTAKTTEAVEEMLGKLVGPAMANARREAEALSEQAGFPIEPWDWSFYAERVRKARYDFDGADLRPYFELDRVLRDGVFHAAGELYGITFSERDDLTGYHPDVRVFEVFDADGSPLGLFLFDPYARPTKRGGAWMNNLVDQSHLFDERPVVMNNLNITKPAEGPTLLTFDEVNTAFHEFGHALHGLFSDVRFPRVSGTAVPRDFVEYPSQVNEMWATWPSILANFARHHETGEPVPAELLEKMKAAEKFNQGFATVEYLAAALLDWSWHKLARGETVEDAEAFENAALERAGIAFDLVRPRYRTNYFAHIFFSGVGGYSAGYYSYIWSEVLDAESVDWFEENGGLGRGNGDHFRSTLLSVGGSRDVMDAFRDFRGRDPRIEPLLKRRGLQT, encoded by the coding sequence TTGACCGACAACCCGTTCTTCACCCCCAGCGAGCTTCCCTACGGACTGCCGCCGTTCGCCCAGGTCAGGGAGGAGCACTACCTTCCCGCCCTCGAGCGCGGCATGGCCGACCAGCTGCGTGAGGTGCGGGAGATCACCGAGAATCCGGAGCCCCCGACGTTCGCCAACACGATCGAGGCGCTGGAGCGCTCGGGACGGATCCTCCATCGGACCGTGACCGTTTTTTTCAGCGTCTCCGCCTCCGACGCGACCGACAGCATCCGGGAGATCGAGACCCAGGTCTCCCCCAGGCTGAGCCGGCACGCCGACTCCATCCGCCTGAACCACTCCCTGTACGCCCGGATCAAACAGGTGACCACCGACGACGCCGAGGAGGCGTGGCTGCTGGAGAAGTACCGCGTCGACTTCGTCAGGGCCGGGGCCGACCTGTCCGAGGCCGACCAGGAGCGCCTCAGGGAGCTCAACGAGGAGCTGACCAGGCTCTCCACGACCTTCTCCCAGAACCTGCTGACGGCCTCCACGGACTCCTCGCTGGTCGTCGAGGACGCCGGGCTGCTGGACGGCCTCTCCGAGAGCACGATCAAGGCGATCGAGAAGGACGGCTCGTACGTCCTGGCGCTGTTGAACCACACCAACCAGCCCGCCCTCGCGGAGCTGACCAACAGGGAGACCCGCAGGAGGCTGTACGAGCTGTCCACGGGCCGGGCTCCGGAGAACTTCGAGCCGGCGGCCAGGATGGCGACGCTCCGCGCCGAGCGGGCGGCGCTGCTCGGCTATCCCAGCCACGCCGCCTACTCCGTCGCCGACCAGACGGCCAAGACCACCGAGGCCGTCGAGGAGATGCTCGGCAAGCTGGTGGGCCCGGCGATGGCCAACGCCCGCCGGGAGGCCGAGGCGCTGAGCGAGCAGGCCGGTTTCCCCATCGAGCCGTGGGACTGGTCCTTCTACGCGGAGCGGGTGCGCAAGGCCCGGTACGACTTCGACGGCGCCGACCTGCGCCCGTACTTCGAGCTGGACCGGGTGCTGCGCGACGGTGTCTTCCACGCGGCGGGCGAGCTGTACGGGATCACCTTCTCCGAGCGGGACGACCTGACCGGATACCACCCGGACGTGCGGGTCTTCGAGGTGTTCGACGCCGACGGCTCGCCGCTCGGCCTGTTCCTGTTCGACCCCTACGCCCGGCCCACCAAGCGTGGCGGCGCCTGGATGAACAACCTGGTCGACCAGTCGCACCTGTTCGACGAGCGGCCCGTGGTGATGAACAACCTCAACATCACCAAGCCCGCCGAGGGGCCGACGCTGCTGACGTTCGACGAGGTCAACACCGCCTTCCACGAGTTCGGCCACGCCCTGCACGGCCTGTTCTCCGACGTGCGCTTCCCCCGGGTCTCCGGCACGGCGGTGCCGCGTGACTTCGTGGAGTATCCCTCGCAGGTCAACGAGATGTGGGCCACCTGGCCGTCGATCCTCGCCAACTTCGCCAGGCACCACGAGACCGGCGAGCCGGTGCCCGCGGAGCTCCTGGAGAAGATGAAGGCAGCCGAGAAGTTCAATCAGGGCTTCGCCACCGTCGAGTACCTCGCGGCGGCGCTGCTCGACTGGTCCTGGCACAAGCTGGCCCGGGGCGAGACCGTCGAGGACGCCGAGGCGTTCGAGAACGCGGCCCTGGAGCGCGCCGGGATCGCCTTCGACCTCGTCCGGCCCCGCTACCGGACCAACTACTTCGCCCACATCTTCTTCAGCGGGGTGGGCGGCTACAGCGCCGGCTACTACTCCTACATCTGGAGCGAGGTGCTCGACGCCGAGAGCGTCGACTGGTTCGAGGAGAACGGCGGCCTCGGGCGCGGGAACGGCGACCACTTCCGCTCCACCCTGCTGTCGGTCGGCGGCTCGCGGGACGTGATGGACGCCTTCCGCGACTTCCGCGGGCGCGATCCGCGCATCGAGCCCCTGCTGAAGCGCCGCGGCCTGCAGACGTAG
- the leuD gene encoding 3-isopropylmalate dehydratase small subunit, translated as MEAFVTHTGRAVPLRRSNVDTDQIIPAVWLKQVSRTGFEKGLFSAWREDPAFVLNDPVHEGATILLAGPDFGTGSSREHAVWALQQYGFRVVIAARFGDIFRNNSTKMGLLPVVLPGEVVEALQSAVEADPTLEITVDLGERQVRWSGEVAAFEIDDYTRWRLTEGLDDIGLTLRNADAIGAYENGRQPWLPTTV; from the coding sequence ATGGAAGCGTTCGTCACCCACACCGGCCGGGCCGTGCCGCTGCGCCGCAGCAACGTGGACACCGACCAGATCATCCCCGCCGTCTGGCTCAAGCAGGTCAGCCGGACCGGTTTCGAGAAGGGCCTGTTCTCCGCCTGGCGCGAGGACCCCGCCTTCGTCCTGAACGACCCCGTCCACGAGGGCGCCACGATCCTGCTCGCCGGACCCGACTTCGGCACCGGTTCCTCCCGCGAGCACGCGGTCTGGGCCCTGCAGCAGTACGGTTTCCGCGTCGTGATCGCGGCCCGCTTCGGGGATATCTTCCGTAATAACTCCACCAAGATGGGTCTGCTCCCGGTCGTCCTGCCGGGCGAGGTCGTCGAGGCCCTGCAGTCCGCGGTGGAGGCGGACCCCACCCTGGAGATCACCGTCGACCTGGGAGAACGCCAGGTCCGCTGGAGCGGAGAGGTCGCCGCTTTCGAGATCGACGACTACACGCGCTGGCGGCTCACGGAGGGCCTGGACGACATCGGGCTGACCCTGCGCAACGCCGATGCCATAGGGGCATACGAGAATGGTCGGCAGCCATGGCTGCCGACGACCGTCTGA
- the cofC gene encoding 2-phospho-L-lactate guanylyltransferase, whose product MLKAMSASENSGWTLVVPVKTLVAAKTRLSAAAGPHRAALAVAIACDTVEAALSCALVARVVVVTGDPVAAEALGEVGAHVVGDPEAGLNAALRHGALEAARLAPGDAVGALQADLPALRPAELARVLTAAAEFGQVFLPDAAEIGTTFYGVRPGMPFTPGFGGESRERHLRRGAKELFVEGVESVRHDVDTPDDLRLALALGVGPRTLAAAERISASSRDGGWASGPIGG is encoded by the coding sequence ATGCTTAAGGCTATGTCTGCTTCGGAGAACTCCGGCTGGACCCTCGTCGTCCCGGTCAAGACACTCGTCGCCGCCAAGACCCGCCTGTCGGCCGCGGCGGGCCCGCACCGGGCCGCGCTGGCCGTGGCGATCGCCTGCGACACCGTCGAGGCCGCGCTGAGCTGCGCGCTCGTCGCGCGGGTGGTCGTGGTGACGGGCGACCCGGTGGCCGCGGAGGCGCTCGGCGAGGTCGGCGCGCACGTGGTCGGCGACCCGGAGGCGGGGCTGAACGCCGCCCTGCGGCACGGCGCCCTGGAGGCGGCGCGGCTGGCGCCCGGCGACGCCGTCGGCGCCCTCCAGGCCGACCTCCCCGCCCTCCGCCCGGCGGAGCTGGCCCGCGTGCTGACCGCCGCCGCGGAGTTCGGCCAGGTGTTCCTGCCCGACGCCGCCGAGATCGGCACGACCTTCTACGGCGTACGGCCGGGGATGCCGTTCACGCCGGGGTTCGGCGGCGAGTCGCGGGAACGGCACCTGCGGCGCGGCGCCAAGGAGCTCTTCGTGGAGGGGGTGGAGTCGGTCCGCCACGACGTGGACACCCCGGACGACCTGCGCCTGGCGCTCGCCCTCGGCGTCGGCCCCCGCACGCTGGCGGCGGCGGAGAGGATCTCGGCGTCGAGCCGGGACGGCGGGTGGGCGTCCGGCCCGATCGGCGGGTGA
- a CDS encoding IclR family transcriptional regulator — MDNSSGVGVLDKAVLVLNALEAGPASLAQLVQATGLARPTAHRLAVALEHHRIVSRDTQGRFVLGPRLSELSTAAGEDRLLAVASPVLTQLRDLTGESAQLYRRQGDERVCVAAAERASGLRDTVPVGSALPMLAGSAAQILLAWEEPDRLHRGLRGAKFTAATLASVRRRGWAHSVGEREQGVASVSAPIRGAGGKVVAAVSVSGPIERLTRTPGRLHAAPVVTAAERITESMRRAN, encoded by the coding sequence ATGGACAACTCTAGCGGAGTCGGCGTACTCGACAAGGCCGTCCTCGTGCTCAATGCCCTCGAAGCAGGCCCGGCGTCCCTCGCACAGCTCGTTCAGGCCACCGGCCTGGCACGGCCCACCGCCCACCGGCTGGCCGTCGCGCTGGAGCACCACCGCATCGTCTCCCGCGACACACAGGGCCGATTCGTGCTGGGCCCGCGCCTGTCCGAGTTGTCCACGGCCGCTGGCGAGGACCGGCTGCTGGCCGTCGCCTCCCCGGTTCTCACCCAGCTCAGGGACCTGACCGGGGAGAGCGCGCAGCTTTACCGTCGCCAGGGTGACGAGCGGGTCTGCGTGGCCGCCGCCGAGCGCGCCAGCGGGCTGCGCGACACCGTGCCGGTCGGCTCGGCGCTGCCGATGCTCGCCGGTTCTGCGGCGCAGATCCTGCTCGCCTGGGAGGAGCCCGACCGCCTGCACCGGGGCCTGCGCGGGGCCAAGTTCACCGCGGCCACGCTGGCGAGCGTACGGCGCAGGGGCTGGGCGCACAGCGTCGGCGAGCGCGAGCAGGGCGTGGCCAGCGTCTCGGCGCCGATCAGGGGCGCGGGCGGCAAGGTGGTCGCCGCGGTGTCGGTCTCCGGCCCGATCGAGCGCCTGACCCGCACCCCCGGCCGCCTCCACGCCGCCCCCGTGGTCACCGCCGCCGAGCGGATCACCGAGTCGATGCGCCGCGCCAACTGA
- a CDS encoding fumarylacetoacetate hydrolase family protein, which translates to MRIARFSTGDGVGFGVVEGGPGEEFISGISGHPFGPIQFTGERYSLSQVRLVAPMLPSKVVAIGKNYADHAQEMGGEVPDEPLVFLKPSTSVIGSGEAIAYPTTLSQRVDYEGELAVVIGRLCREVPRERAHEVIFGYTCANDVTARDLQKKDVQFTRAKGFDTFCPLGPWIQTELDPSDVGIVTSVNGEIKQSSRTSKLMYDIPALIAHVSAVMTLIPGDVILTGTPEGVGPLNVGDEVSVFIEGIGTLSNRVVSRD; encoded by the coding sequence GTGCGTATAGCGAGGTTCTCCACAGGAGACGGTGTCGGGTTCGGGGTGGTCGAGGGAGGCCCGGGGGAGGAGTTCATCTCCGGGATCTCCGGTCACCCGTTCGGGCCGATCCAGTTCACCGGCGAGCGATACTCGCTCTCCCAGGTCAGGCTGGTCGCGCCCATGCTGCCAAGCAAGGTCGTCGCGATCGGCAAGAACTACGCCGACCACGCCCAGGAGATGGGCGGCGAGGTCCCCGACGAGCCACTGGTCTTCCTCAAGCCGTCGACCTCGGTGATCGGCTCGGGTGAGGCCATCGCCTACCCGACGACCCTTTCCCAGCGGGTCGACTACGAGGGGGAGCTGGCGGTGGTGATCGGCAGGCTCTGCCGCGAGGTGCCCCGCGAGCGGGCGCACGAGGTCATCTTCGGCTACACCTGCGCCAACGACGTCACCGCGCGGGACCTGCAGAAGAAGGACGTCCAGTTCACCCGGGCCAAGGGCTTCGACACCTTCTGTCCCCTCGGCCCGTGGATCCAGACCGAGCTCGACCCGAGCGACGTCGGCATCGTCACGTCGGTGAACGGCGAGATCAAGCAGAGCTCGCGCACCTCCAAGCTCATGTACGACATCCCCGCGCTGATCGCCCACGTGAGCGCGGTCATGACCCTGATCCCCGGCGACGTCATCCTCACCGGGACCCCCGAAGGGGTCGGCCCGCTCAACGTCGGCGACGAGGTCAGCGTTTTCATCGAAGGAATCGGCACTCTCAGCAACCGGGTGGTCTCCCGTGATTAG
- a CDS encoding Asp23/Gls24 family envelope stress response protein yields MTEASTVNRPKGDEATVPRARTDSPGSQSGLVTPKGTTTIDSGVVSKIAGLAAREIPGVYNMGAGPARALGAVRGMVGADKSATQGVSVEVGERQAAADLEVVVEYGVAIPDLAAAVRRNVITAVERMTGLEVTEVNIKVSDVHMPGQDKGRPEESSEPEPRVQ; encoded by the coding sequence GTGACTGAAGCCAGCACGGTGAACAGGCCCAAGGGCGACGAGGCCACGGTGCCCCGGGCGCGCACCGACAGTCCCGGATCCCAGAGTGGCCTGGTCACCCCAAAGGGGACCACCACCATCGACAGCGGGGTCGTATCGAAGATCGCGGGCCTCGCGGCCAGGGAGATCCCTGGTGTGTACAACATGGGCGCGGGCCCGGCGCGGGCTCTCGGCGCGGTACGCGGAATGGTCGGCGCCGACAAGAGCGCCACCCAGGGCGTATCGGTCGAGGTGGGTGAGCGGCAGGCCGCCGCCGACCTGGAAGTGGTCGTCGAGTACGGGGTCGCCATCCCCGACCTGGCCGCCGCCGTACGCCGCAACGTGATCACGGCGGTCGAGCGCATGACCGGGCTTGAGGTCACCGAGGTCAACATCAAGGTCTCCGACGTCCACATGCCCGGCCAGGACAAGGGCAGGCCGGAGGAGTCGTCCGAGCCGGAGCCCCGCGTCCAGTGA
- a CDS encoding HU family DNA-binding protein, which yields MNKKELVDAIADRVGDKKTATEAVNAVLDAIQTAVANGDKVSITGFGAFEMVHKPARTARNPSTGAEIRVAESWGPKFRPGSDFKELVNTGGKKASKKR from the coding sequence ATGAACAAAAAGGAACTCGTCGACGCCATCGCGGATCGGGTGGGCGACAAGAAGACGGCCACCGAGGCCGTGAACGCGGTGCTCGACGCCATCCAGACCGCCGTCGCGAACGGCGACAAGGTCTCGATCACGGGGTTCGGCGCTTTCGAGATGGTGCACAAGCCGGCCCGCACCGCCCGCAACCCCTCGACGGGTGCCGAGATCCGCGTCGCCGAGAGCTGGGGGCCGAAGTTCCGGCCGGGCTCCGACTTCAAGGAACTCGTCAACACCGGCGGCAAGAAGGCGTCGAAGAAGAGGTAG